GCTACCCATCCCGaaggcctctgctcctcccaaagGGATGGACTCCGCGTGTCAGAGAATGCGTACCACTTGCCCATCCCCCGCCTCAGGTCTCCTTGCCGAGAAATCCTGTCTACTCGCTTGTCTGATCCAGCGATCTTTATAACCAACCTGTGTCCCCAGTAAAGTAGGAGTTGTGGCTGAAGACGAAGGGGCCTGGGATTTCTGCACAGGGAGGCCCTTTGCTGGACTAGCCACCAGACTGTCCCTGCGTGCTCAGGTTGGCAGGGACAGACTTGGCCAGGGCCAGAAGTCCCACTTTCCACACGAGCTGGGTAAGAAATGGTGAACCCTGAATAGTCGTCACTGGTCGGGCACTCATTTCCTCCTCAGAACAGCTCATCACCCCCTTCACGTGGATGAGAACAGACACGGGCACCTGGGCTCAGTAACACGGAACGCAGCGAGTTCCTGGCGGGACAGAATAGGGACCTGGGCTCCTACCCGGAAAGCTGGGCAGCCCGTACTAGAGCCCGTACAGGTTTTTACTGATCTTtcaagccagtcacagaaggtaAAATTCAAAAGCACAGGAGCCTCTATAGTAAAACCAGTTTCCCCACCAAGGACGTCGGCAGAGGACCAGATTTCTATGCCCTTGCTGTGTGCCAGCTACTGTGCCAAGTAGTTTATCCATAATCCCATTTGTTGCCCCAATAACCCGAGGAAGTGATTTTTAACCCCACTTTGAAGATGTAGAAATGGCAAGGTGGAAGACTCGGGTGACTTACCTGTGGGGACAATGCCGGTTAGCAGAGCGGTGTACCCTCCGGTGTCCCGGCTCACCTGTGCACTGACGCCCCTCCGTCTGTGCTCTAGCACTTCCTGTGGGTGAGTGGCCAACGTGGCGTCGCGCAGTGTGGGGCCACACCCACACACCCCGCCGTGCAGCACACAGGGGAGCCCCACCAGGAACCTTCTGAGGACTGGTTTGCAGAGTGAGCTCCCCACTGGGTGCTGAGAAGTAATTTGGTTTCTGACTCTCAGAAATCCCACTGCTTCAGGGACAGGTACACCCTGACATGGTCGTAATAACACCACATACAGGAGCTTATCATGCGCCAGGCATTGGCCTATTCTTACTCCGCGAATCCTCAAAGTAGCCTTGAGGAGACGGTACCATTATTgtcttttacaaatgagaaaactcagAGCAGAGATagtaaataatttgcccaagtcCAACAGCCAGTAGGTGAAGGGCCTGGATCTAAAGCTTCACGGCTTCCGGAGGGTGAGCAGGGGCTTCTACTGCAGGTGATCATTAGGATTTCAGACATTCTTGTGGACAGTCCAGCCTCACATTCTGTCCCCAACCCCTCACCAGTTTCTCTGAGGGAACTCACTCTCCATCCTAGGAACGCCTGTCTGCCTCGAGCAAGTGGTCACCAGTCACCTGTGAGAGAAGCTGCATCGAGTGGTTCTTCCCCCTTCCAAAAGAGCCCTGTCCTGGGCAGTGACTCAGCACCTCTTAGACTTgcaggtggggcggggaggggtgctgGCCCTCTCTGGCTAAGTAGTCACATCCAGGCTGAGAGCTTCAAACGCCGAACATTTAATGAAAAGGGTCGCCTCCCATGATAGCTCTGTGAGCCCCTGCGCTTTTCTGaaagaggtcagaggtcagatTCCGCACCAGCTGTCAAAACAAGGAAGCCCTTTGCTCTATTCTAGGGTACTCTCAGGGCTTTCTAAAGCATTCCAGAGAAATCTTCCTGGAGTTGGGCTGCTGGAATAAAACAATTACACTGGCATCAGGCCACAGAACACTACGAAGTATGCTGGCAGGAACTTTTGTCCTTGAGTAAATAAGATAAAGTCGATAGGCCAGATTAGAGGAGGCTTGGTTGCTAAAAATCCCACCCCAAACCCAAGCACCTGGCTCAGGGCCAAAGAGAAAGAGGTGGGCACCCTGAGCCCACCATGTCGTGTAGTAGTATCAAGTGTGACAACACAAAAGGCATGAGGACTGTCATCAGTGCACGTCCATGGACCCAGTGCCCAACCTGGGAACACATTCGGGTCCCCTGTATCCCCCTTCTCATCCTTTCCCACACAGTTAATCAGGATCCTAACTTTGCTGTGTTTCTTGTATTATTCTGGAGTCTTCTTTTGGAGAAAACGCAGAGGAAAAAGTGAACAAGGCTCAAAGGAAACAGACTCCAATGTGATGAAACCTGCTGCAAACCTTTCTGCCGGGGGTGAGGACGGCTCACCGTGGCCAATGTGAGACTACTGAAGTCTAGAGAAGACGGTAAGTAGAATGTACCTTTTATTAAGTGGAGAATGGGAAATCTATTACATGATACGAAGATTCCAGTTTGAGAAAATCCCACAGCAACCCTTCCCATCTATGCGTGCCTCTATCAGGGGAAATTGCCCTGCCTCCCTAATCACAGGGGACACGTGGAAAACTGCTGCTGGGAGCTGATTCATGATTCACGCTGGTGTGCACGCGGGCACCTCCTGCTCGGCCCCAAGGGGCCAGGCCAGAGGGCACGGTGCTGCTCACCCAGCTACTTTACAAGTAAGTAAACTCACATTAACTTTTTCAGGAGTCTCTTATGAGAGACCACTTTAAAAGGTCTGAGCAGAAAGTAGGGCAGAGGGCTGTGTAAGCAGTGGCAAGTGGAATGTCCCAGTCTAGGGAATCGTGGCGGGTAACCAGTCTGGTCAGGCATTGTATGAAGAGGACGACACGCTGCCACCGTGGCCTGTCCAATTGGTGTGGATAAACTGTCCAGGTTTGGCTAAGAGTTCGTAAGTGTGAGCCCCAAAGTAATCCCGCTGAGCCTGGAAAACAAGAAATTGGGTTGGTTGGAGTAATATGTGGACACGCCGCCCTCGGCACCAGCCAGGTCGATGTTTGGCACCTACTCCGAGAGCTCACCTGGATGAGGTTGGCCGGTAGCATCTCGTGTCTGTATCCATCATAGAAGGAAAGGGCGGTGGTGAAGCAGGGCATGGGGACACCCGCCTGGACTCCGGTGCTCACTGCCCGCCGCCACGAGTCCTGAGCAAACACAAGCCACAGACAGAGAAGATAACCGCTCCCAGTCAAAGCAACAGAATTCCATGTGCATCGACGCCCGTTAAGTGAAACACAAAACCTGCTGAGACGGTTCCCACCACCCAGCCGGGGGCTACCTACCTGGCAGTTTTCAACCGCTGACTTAAAAAAGTCATCAAGTAGTAGATTCTGAAGTTGTGGGTTCCGATCAAACGCATCCTTTATCTTTCCCAGGAACACGCTGAAATTAGGAGGGAAGAAATGAACGAACGTTAGCCTCAGCACGCTGAATGCCGGCAGAGCAGGGAGAGAAGTCGGGAGCAGACACACGCCCTAGCGGGGTACAAGCTTGCTCTCTCATCCCTTTAAGCCAGCTGCTGGCTCACTGAAGAGTGCCAGAGTCCCAAGAGGCAAGGCCAGAGGGCACGATGGTTCTCACAGGACCACTTTAAAGGGTGTAGCGCAGACAATCTGGTTTAACAGCTGACATACGGCATAAAGGCGGGATGTGACCATGTAAACCAGTCCCAGGGAAACTGTCCACACAGGCGCAGAGACCACCACTCTCTGTGCCCCCCGCACTCACCTCCTGATGATGCAGCCCCCTCTCCACATCAGGGCGATGGCACCATAGTTGAGGGTCCAGCCAAATTCTGTAGCTGCCTGTCTCAGCAGCATAAAGCCTTGCGCGTACGAGATGATCTTGGAAGCATAGAGGGCCTAAAGAACCATGGCCCCGTCAGAGCGagagccagccacgtgccccccGCCCGCAGTGCAGGTCCTAGCATGGACAGGGGTCACGGGGCGGGGCTGGACTCTGCTGCCCCCACCTGGGTCTCCCACGTCCTCCCACCCCACTGCCTCCCGAAGCACCAACAAGCACCActgccagggcctgggccccACCTTCCGAATATCTTCCAGGAATGCTTTCTTATCACCTTCAAACTGCATCTTCTGGGGACCCTTCAGCTTTTTGCTAGCCTGAATCCTTTCATCCTTCAGAGATGATAAGCATCGAGCAAAAACCGCTTCACCTGTGCAGGGGAGGGGATAACATTACCAAAGTTCACACAGAAAACCGGAGGGAAAAGAGTACACATAAGCCAGAGAGGGTgaggaaaactagaaaaggaGCTGGATTTCCAGCAGTGCAAAGAGCTAAAGTCTCAACCTTGGGCCACAACATCTAACCTGGTGCAGAAAGCACTTTTAAGCTTAAAAAAGGTTTTGAATTTTGAGAAAGCTCTAGACAATTTGAGAACTACAAGTCCAAACAAGTCAATCTTCCAACATAAATACAGGTATCAACCACAAAGATCAACACAACATTCAGAAGGGGAATTggaagtgcctggctggctcaggcggtgcgactcttgatctcagggttgtaagttcaagttcGAGTCACAACACAGGTGAAACCACTATTACTCAATTTGTCCATTGGTCCatatataaagtttcagtttcacttgagagaaatttaattttaattttttttaaagattttatttattcatcagagagagagagaggcagagacacaggcagagggagaagcaggctctatgcagggagcccgacacaggacttgatctcgggtctccaggatcacaccctgggctgaaagcggcactaaaccgctggaccacctgggctgcccgagaaatttaatttttaaatgttcaaactCTCTTCCTTAGAAGCACTCACTACCCCTCGAAAACTAGTTACCGTCAGGCTGCCTTGGGATTGGGCTGGACGCTCGGCTACGGTTGCACTGCCTGGACATGGGGCCCATCTGAAACGAGTACTGAGGAATAGCACAGGCTCACCCCACAAAAACTCCACGTGTAATTGTTAAAATTTAGTTTCTAGTACGTCCATCAGCACCAcgattttatttgaataaatgacaTCATGATACGGTATTTTAGTATCAAGACATTTACCATCTTCAACAATTAGCCCTTATAGAAGACTCCTGCTCCGCTGACAATTTATATAATTAGGATAAATTACTCGAAATATTCCTTCCCCCACAGACAAAATGAAGTCAAATCCCTGGTCTTTGTTTTCAAGGAAAAGAACCAGCCCTACACCTGACCACCCTGCCCAAACTCCAAGCACCCCACGAACAGGCATCGCTCATCTTGGGGCAGCACCCCTGCCGTGCCAGCAGCGCACACGCACGGTGGCTGGGTGCTGGAGGGGGACTCAGCGCGGGAGGGCGGAAGCCTCTGGGTAACAGCTGGCGCAAGGAGGCCAGCGTGGCGCAACACTCGGTGTTACCCAAGTATCAGCCCGAGACTCACTTCCCCCTTAGTTCCCCAAATGAGAATGGCACCGAGCAGGGAGTAGGCCTGGCCCGCCTTCCACTGGCAGAAGGGGACCAAGTCTCTCAAGCGAGAGGAACCTACAGTACTCCTGTTGGGGTCCGCGATGAAGAAACCGTCCCCCGCTGTCGTCCCCGAGGTCCCTGCCCAGGGCGGCACCCAGCGACTAGCAAAAAAAGTGACTGCTTCCTTCTGCAGAGCTGGCTATGCAACCAACTTGTCCTCAGGGCACCTCCCAGCACTGTCCCTGGTCACGGGGAGCCATAGTTCTACCAAATGAAAAGGAGGGGGGAGACGAGGGAGGGAAAGGCCGCCCGTGACCggatgagcagaggggagaatgTTTTACTGGAGGGGGAGCAACAATTAGCCCTTCATTCAGCATGCTCGCCACCTTGTTTTATTCTCCATTTTCAATCTTGCCAGAAGTGTACCTATCTTATTCTTAAAGGACTAACTCGTAGTTTTATTAATCCTCTTATTACTTGTTCTCTGTGGGTTTCTACTTTATAGAATTTCCTTTCCCCTGTATCTTGAGTCTGATGCTTAGCTCACTGCTATTAAACAACAtgcatgaaaaagaaacacatgaatGGCCAGAATGGTGGATTTTTGTTctaaagggggagggagggagggaatatAAAGGACCTGAAATGTATAAGTaatactctctttttaaaaaaatatctgggggaagggcacttggctggctcagtaggaagagcaggtgactcctgacctcaggatcatgacttcaagccccatgctaggcagagattacttaaaaataaataaaccttaaataaaataaagtaataaatatcaGGGGAAGGGGGACACCTCAGCagaacatttataataaatgctGAGTACGTAAGCTTATGTCATTTGGTAAACTTGTGTATGAAAAATTTCGTACAGTGACCTTCCCCCTTAGAAAGTCATGGGGGTCACCAGCCACTGTTCAGTCACTCAGACAAAAGCAACCCCGAAGGTCGAACTGGGTAGGAAAGCCAGGCACTCCCACATGCATCTCAAAGCcacaggagggagagaagagattCAAGGGCGTCAGCCTCTTGCGCTGGAGCAGAAGGCACCAGAGGCCGCCCACGTTCCCCCCGAAGACCCGCTCCCTAGTAGTCAGGCTACCCCCATTTTCCAGGACAGCGAGAGCAAAACCAGTGAGACGAGAGGCTTCAGCGGAAGCCAGGCCGCACGTTACCGATGAGGGTGACAGGAACGCCGTACTCCAGGGCTGAGATGGCAGTCCACTTCCCCGTGCCCTTCTGCCCTGCGCTGTCCCTGATCTTGGGCAGCAGGTGTTGGCCATCACTGTCTCGGAACTTGAGAATATTGGCGGTGATTTCAATGAGGAACGAGTCGAGCTCCGTCTTATTCCATTCCTCAAATGCCTAGTGCGGGACGCGAGAGGAAACCGGGTGAGAGAAAGCAGGGGCTGCCCAGAGGCTCCCTTCCCTGGCTCACCGCCTTCCTCTGCGAATACAGACCCTCGCGCTCCATCTGCTCCGCCCCGAGGCTCCAGGGCTCTAAGTGCGTGCGAGCGCTGCCTCCCGAGCTGAGTTTTCTGCTCACCACCAGTCAGCGGTGTGTGAGGTGGTATGTAAGGTACGTGACTTCAGGTGGTCATGCCGGTGACTGCCAGCACCTGCCAGCACGTTCTTCCCACAGAGCCGAGCGCTCCTCACCTCACACTGCTGCCCCCTCAGAGGCCTTCCCTGCTCCCCGACCTCCTTactcccctctcctcttctgtGTAACAGTTACCGCCAACGAATGTCTGCGTAGTTGCTAGCCTGGCTTCCCAGCTCTGTGCAGACAGGGACTTTGGTCACATCCCCAAGGTTTAGAACAGTTTCTAGCACACAAAGCAGCAGGCgcagtatttgttgaatagataCGTTAACCTCTAAGTCAGTCAGTTACATTtgaacacaaaaaatgaaaagcgCTCTTCCAATGAAAATCAAGTTAAACTGTTTTGGAAAGAACAGTCAAGGCAAATCAGTGAAGCCAAGTGGGGACTGCCAGGAGGACGGGTGCCCGGCGGTCTGAGTCGGTGGAGGgtgcagatcatgatctcagggtcgtgagttcaagccccacacagggtGAAGACGATTAAAAAGgtaataaactttaataaaacaaacaaaaagtgaggaggaaaacctgtaaaaaaaaattctggaagggTTCTGCTGCAGACATCTCACAAGTAAGTATTCCTAAATCGTGTTCCACATGAAGTCACTGGGAGCAGAAATTGCAAATGGTGAGAGAGAGGACTACGGTGCTGGCCAGCAGAGCCACGCCTCGAGAAAAGGACTGGCAGGGTGATGAATGCGCCTTCCTCTTTtcagttaaaataaatgttacctaGTAATGATGCAGACTGTCTAGAGAATGGAGTCCTGACATTTACCTCGACGTGATATTCGATCAGGTTTAGTAAAATGCCAGAGGAGAATCTGGGTGGTGCCCACACAAGCATTCTTTCAACTCTGCTGTACGTTTGAACATCTGGTTCATGATAAAATGTTCCCCCCCCACTCTGACCTTTTTGATTAACTGTCAAACAGCCGGTTCCAACCTGACCAGGAAAGCAAGTTTTGATTCCGCCTCCCGTGGGGGACGATGAGAGGACCAGTAAAAGGCCACAGGCCTGACAAGGGAATGGTCACTAAATGGTGGTAATGACTGCCGCCCAGGTAACCTGGGGACTCGGCTCAGTGACCAGCTGTCCTATCTTACCGCGTCCCCTGATGGAGGCTGAGACCAACCTGCCACCAGCAGTGGCCACAGGAAGGAGGCCGAGGAAGGCTTCGTCGTGGCCACAAACCCCTCTCATCTGAGCAGAGTCCCCTGCGGCCGGGGGCAAGGCCTGGGACTCACCTCCGCCATCCCGTtatgctccatgcccagcacatcCCTCATTAGGTGGTAAGCCTCACAGATGAGCTGCATGTCCCCGTACTCTATCCCATTGTGCACCATCTTCACAAAGTGTCCTGCTCCTTCGTCTCCCACCTGTCAGAGCAACGAGCACCAGGAGGCCGTCAGAGCGGCGGGTAATACCTCAGAAAAGCCACGTCAAGTTCTTTGGCAAGGCTCCTTCCCCctataaaaaatgacaaatatgaagcaaatatctgcagtgtttttaaaattaagaatcgCTCCATAACAGCTCCACACAGCTCAGCACAGTCCGGCGTGACTGCAGACTCACTCTGAATTCATTCCTCTCAAGGTTTTTCCAAACATCCCAATTCACTGCGAGCGCCCACAGCTCCTCAGCCACTGTCTCCCATCCTCCCCcgtgcccccagccctgcccccaagTGAAAGGAGCCCTCGTCCTCCTGAGGTCACCGCTCTCCTACTCACCGGGCTTACAGTAAGTCGGCTAAGTAAATCacttgtacttttaaaaacatataaatgtgTCGTGGTTGTTTCTAACGGCTACCAAGCCCAGAAACGTGTTCCTGCCAGTCTCCCAGCGGCCAAGACACGGACTTATAGGAACACTGGCAAGATGTATACAGTCAGAACACCAGCCTGTGAGTTAGGGCAAGAAACTCGACTACGGATCCTTAGTGCTTACAGTGTCAGTCCCACTGGCTCGTTCCGTCCCTGCAGGCAAGCTGCGCGGGAAGCCAAATAATCTGAAAACTGTCTAGTGGGCCGGGAGTCAGAACAAAGGGGTATTGTAGTCAAATACTCGGTGGCATCGGGTGCTGCCGTCAGTGCATCCATCCCCACGACAGGCGTCCCCTGCGATGTCTGCCGGGCCTGGTGTGCCGTCTCTGCTCTGTCACCGCCGGGAGCCATACTGTGGACGCCCACATCACAGACTTCCACCCTCTGAGCTGCCCCCTTCTGATTTGGACACCTTCTGCGGCTGCTGAGTAACAGGGCTAATAACATCTTGCTTCACCCCATCCTTCCTGTAACTTCACGAATGAACTAAGGCGTCCCTGCTCTTAGTATCTCTACCAGCTTTTTCAATATCCTGAGACTAACGCCCTGAGGCTACGGAAAGTCAATCCCCGACTTGATCGGGATGCTTGAGGGCCAGTGCTAGTTTTTTCTTCACCATTCTGTCCTAAGCATGTCTACAAAGAGGGGACTGTTGCTGTCCTGTTACTGTAGTAATCAGCGACTGAGGCCCGAAAGTTCCCTTCCTAATCCTTCATACTAATGAGAAAATCCTCAACCCTACAAACCCAGCCCAGCACCTCTTGGCCTAGGCAGACTTTGCCTGAACTCCATGATGGCTGGTTAAGACGTATGGACCAGCATGGGGTGCCTGCTGCCATCACTGGGCCTGGTCAGGCCTCCCCAATTCCTCGTACACCTCAGGCCTTTTCCATCTCCCCTCTTAACCTCCCtcatacaaaataaaactaaaaaatgggATTAGGAGCTAAAGAGACCTCGGAGACCATCCAGCCCACCCCCcatattttatagacaagaacaCTGAAGCCCACATACTGTACTGAGTCACTCATGTCACACAGTGAATGGAGAGCCAGAATTACAGGCCAGGTCTCCCAGCCTAGTGCCTTTCCCACCCATGACATGGTCCGAGGCTGCAGCAGGGATAAAACTGATTTTAGCAGCAACACAAAATGCAGGGAGGGAGGCATTCAGGAGTGAGCCTGGGCCTCCCTCCCATTTCGTGAAAGCAAAAGGCCATGTGTAGCGTACTCTGTTCAAGCACAGAATACCTGCGTCCCAGGCTACGGGCGAGATTGTCCACATCCGTGGCCAGGACATCTGACCGCATCAGCCACTCAGTCCTCCTTCCATGCAGGCAGAGAAAGCCCGCTTTTGATTctgacattttcttcattttcatgaagTCACACGGCTAAAACAAATCTCGCTTCACCTCATCCTTGCTGTAACTTCTTAAAGAATCCAACTTTTAGATGAATTGAGGAGGCCTATTTCTAATACCAGCCTCAAGGCTCTGAAATATTAAGATGCAAGGACATGTAAAACAGATATGCATCTTGGGCCTCAGCTGCGCTAGCGACTTCAAGACGGAGATGCTTGTCACACAACTAACTGCTGCCACAAGGTGGTCCTGGCTGTGTGCACTGTGTCATGTTTGCGCCCAAGTTACCACCTGGCTTGAAAGAGAAGCCAGAACTTGCCCAGTCACAGCAGGGTTCCCCCGATCCGACCTTCGCAGCAATGCCTTGGAAGATGGTCTTGATGTGGGGCCTGTGGGGTGGAACCGTGTAGTTTAGCTGCTGAAAAGAGGGCTGAGATCTCAAATATTCAAGGACCTCCCGccacccccaattttttttctccaaataggAGGTGGAAGCGCCCCCCTTCATGGAAAAAGTAACCAATGTGCCAAGACCACAAGGTAAGCCCGTCAGAGGCTGCGAGTCTGGATGCAGGTCACCAggcggggcgcgatcctgggagTGCAGAACTGCACAGGTTTCCCGGAGCAGCGTTCCTTAAGGCTGCTGTGCTTCGTCCCTCCCACTGCCCCGCAGGAGGCCAGGTTAGCTCACGAGGCTTTCTGCTTCTGGTCTCCTCACTACTTACTAATAAAGGCTTCTTTACAACAAGTTTTTGGTAAAGACACAGAATTGACAGAATTGCAAAGTTAACGTTCAGGATTAGAGCTCAGACAGCTAAATGTTAAGCTTCAGAACATCACGGAGCTCATACTGAGCATTTCAGATTTCGGTGTGGCTTCTACTTCTCCAGCTGGGCCTGAGAGAATGAGTCCAGGAGCAACTGGGGCACCTGCGCCTTATCAGATGTTCTCACGTGTATCGTCTGTGTGCCTAGCCCAAGATAAATGTTCGTAAGCTGctgagaggcaggaaggaaggccTCTCTCTACTTCTAGATTTCACAtactgcaggggtgcctggggaggctcagtcggttaagggtccgacttttgattttggctcaggtcatgatctcagggtcctgggatcgagtgctgtgctgggctctgcacgCAACAgagtgtctgcttgggattctctccctacCTCTCCCCTTGCTGAAACTTGTGCACCTGTGCACACgcttttgctcaaataaataaaatctttagatttCACATGCTGCAGAGAATTCCCCAACCTATCCATCAGAgagggaattttttatttttttaagattttatttattatttattcatgaaagacacagagagagagagagaggcagagacacaggcagagggagaagcaggctccaggcagggagcctgacgtggaactcgatctcgggtctccaggatcacaccccggactgcaggcagcactaaactgctgcgccacccgaGCTGCCCGAGACAGGGAGTCTCAGGTTATATTAAGGTTATATTAAaggttatattaaaaaataaccttCCCCAGTAAGCCCTACACCTCTGGGAACTAGACTGGGTCACTCcttacttttatacttttttttttttttttttttttttttttatgatagtcacagagagagagaggcagagacataggcagagggagaagcaggctccatgcaccgggagcccgatgtgggattcgatcccgggtctccaggatcgcgccctgggccaaaggcaggcgccaaaccgctgcgccacccagggatccctacttttatACTTAATATAATTCTAGCATATTTGGAATTCAAACTCATTCAGAAAAGAATGGTACTTTTCCACATCTCCCTCAACAAGATCCCTCCTTTGCTCgctctttctcttctgcttctccaGCCCTATCTggctctctcagtctgtgtcagGGGTGATTACTACTTGCACcttttcatttggattttctgtcctgcttgccccccacccccacgccttACCCACTCCTCCTCTTACATCACCAGTGCGCCTCCCCCTCTATGGCCAACACTTCCTCTTACATACAGCACAGTGAACAGTGCAAAATTTGTTTTTCCCACAAGTCAAATAGAAAACTTCTACCTCGTTTTCCCAGGCACAAAACAGGCAGGCCGTGTCAGATTTTTCCATTACTCACAATTGTTAAATAAACAGTTATTTTAGGACTGTGCATCAATTATAGAGGCAGACATTACTTCTAACTTCAAACCGTGCCCAGGACATTATTCGAACAGAACCTTCCTTAAAGCCTCTGAACTCTGTTAAGCCTGTTGAGAACGTCCTAGTGTCAGTCTTGGAGGAAGTAACAGAAGACAAAACGCAAAAGAGAATATGCACATATGTGATGTCAAAGTAGCGAAAGGTatagataaaagaaatatttccagcATCTCCAACACTCAGGCACCACTGAGATCAGGGTGGCAGAGATGCCCATGGCTCACCCTCCTCACAGCTCAGGCTCCCTTATGCTGACATGGGGGTGGCATCTTGGATACTCACCAGGCCTCTTTGTCCCCTCCTGGCATAAGGGAGGGGCCATACCGGGCCCCCTCCTCTCCACCACTGACTCCACTCCCCACAAACAAGATTCCCTTGGCCTTGAGGTCTCGACACCGTCTCTGgcaggagagaaaaacaatttcattatGCTTCCACTATTCAAAAATAGTTTCTCTCAATGAATGAAGAGGAGGTAGAGGACAGGTATGGAGAGCCCACACTGGATGCGAAATGGCCCAAGAATCCAAGAACCTGATCATTCAAGAAATtttatcctggggcacctgactggctctgtggtagagcacacaactcttgatctcagggttgtgagttcaagctccatgttgggggGGAGTCTAccttaataattaattaaaaaataattaattaaaaagagaaatttgattGCCTCAGTTtgagttaggaaaaaaaaaaatccgggagcccagctggctcagtcaataaagcaggtgactcttgatctcgaggttgtgagtctgagccccatgtgggtgtagagattacttaataaactaaaaaaaaaaaa
The Vulpes vulpes isolate BD-2025 chromosome 2, VulVul3, whole genome shotgun sequence genome window above contains:
- the PGD gene encoding 6-phosphogluconate dehydrogenase, decarboxylating; amino-acid sequence: MAEADVALIGLAVMGQNLILNMNDHGFVVCAFNRTVSKVDDFLANEAKGTKVVGAHSLEEMVSKLKKPRRIILLVKAGQAVDDFISKLVPLLNTGDIIIDGGNSEYRDTTRRCRDLKAKGILFVGSGVSGGEEGARYGPSLMPGGDKEAWPHIKTIFQGIAAKVGSGEPCCDWVGDEGAGHFVKMVHNGIEYGDMQLICEAYHLMRDVLGMEHNGMAEAFEEWNKTELDSFLIEITANILKFRDSDGQHLLPKIRDSAGQKGTGKWTAISALEYGVPVTLIGEAVFARCLSSLKDERIQASKKLKGPQKMQFEGDKKAFLEDIRKALYASKIISYAQGFMLLRQAATEFGWTLNYGAIALMWRGGCIIRSVFLGKIKDAFDRNPQLQNLLLDDFFKSAVENCQDSWRRAVSTGVQAGVPMPCFTTALSFYDGYRHEMLPANLIQAQRDYFGAHTYELLAKPGQFIHTNWTGHGGSVSSSSYNA